The sequence below is a genomic window from Nostoc flagelliforme CCNUN1.
ATTGATTTACCGCACCTTGGCTGATTTGGTTTTTGACGGCGCCAAAGTCGATGAGTACCATTCTGGCATCTTGAGTGCGGCGAATTAAGTTGGCTGGCTTAATATCACGGTGGATCACCTTTTGATCGTGGATGTATTGCAATAGTGGCAGAATTTCGCTCAAAAATTGCTTGACTCCAGTTTCGCTTAAGATGCCGTTAAGTTTGATCTCTTCCTGTAAGGTATCACCACTGATGTATTCTTGAACTAAGTAGAATTGTTCATGATTTTCAAAATAGTCTAACAGTCTTGGTACTTGGGGATGATTGCCAATCTTACCTAAAGTTTTAGCTTCTCGTTCAAAGAGTTCTCTGGCCATCTGTAAAACGTGTGGGGCGCTTCCTGATGGGCGTAATTGTTTGATTACGCAACTCGGTTCTCCTGGTAAGCCTTGATCATTGGCTAAGAAGGTTGCTCCAAAGCCACCCTGACCTAATGGTTTGATCACCTGATAGCGATCGCGCAACAGTAGTTGCGAGCCACAAGAGCGGCACCTTTGGCTATATACCAAATTTTCTGGATTGGGACAGGTAGGATTTAAGCAGTAGCTCATGCACTGTCAACTCGCTGCACGAATAATCACGGTGAGTTGTTATACTCTCTTTCAATTATTTAGATATTAATCAACTCTTGCCAGGTAATTTTTGCTGGAAATGCTTTGAAGATTTTCTAAAGTTTAGCTAATATTACGTAAATTAATGGCAAAATAAAATAATTATTATACTTATAGTAATAAATAGTATTTAGATTATCAATACCTTAGCCAAAAAAAGAGGTAGTCTAGCTTTTGCCGAAATAGCCCAACACAAGACCATGCTTGATGATTAGGCAAAAGGTAAAACCTCAGTCCATACGTACACGACTTTGATTATTACTTCCATGCAAACCATACAGGATTTTATGCGTAAAATCTTAGGTTTGTTCTATATCAAGGCTCGTAAATTGGCGAAGGTATTGAGATTATTTGTATCAATTCGTTATAACGCTCTCTTAGAGCTTATTGCACTTAGTGTGCTGCTCTACCGTCGTGATGTGAATTAACCATGCTCCCGGTTGTTTCAGGCTTTTCTTAATTATTCTGCGATCGTAAATAGACAATGCTGTAGTGGCACTATCGGCCTAAGCTGTTACGTATACAACTTGTATGATCAGGGCGGGCAAGATGCCCACCCCACAATCATATTGAAAAAAATATTAGTGCAAATTGAAGACGCAACAGCTTACACCTACAATGGTAGAATTTTAGATGCCCAAATTTGGAGACAATTTAGAATCATCTCCATTGGTTGTTAAGAGACTATTAGCTGGCTTTCATGTTCACACTAATCAGTTGTTCAAGAAGTGCAAAAACATCACTGCGGCTGAGTTTCTCTTTACCACTAGCAAGGGCATCAAGAGTTCCATTAGCCAAGGTTAAGGGAATTTGGCAAAAATCTAAGGCTGGGCCAGTAGGAAGGTTTTTGGTATAAGCTTCTGCCAGGGCTAGATTGCGCCGGGCATACTCTTGCATATTTTCTGCACTCCAACCCTCTGGGAAAAAGTCTACCCCACGCCCTAAATCATCAGTATGATTACGCAGGATATTAACTGCTTGTAAACCCCGACCAAACCCGATCGCTTGGGTACGGTTAGTTTGCGTTCCATCGTACCAAGCCCATAAGTCCGATAGTAACAATCCCACTGCACCTGCAACCCCAAAGGTATAACGATCCAAATCAGATTCTGTATAAATTTTCCAGTTTCTTTCTGCCCAGTAAGCCATCCGATCTGCCATTGCAGCAGTGGCATCCCAAATTCGAGGTGCAATGGTCTCTGGTGCTAGCAGCGACCATTCTCTAATGCTCACTGTGACTTCTTCTAAGGTATCCTCATACCCACTAAATCCTGCAAAGAAAGCATCTACCGCGAAGCCATCAACCCCTGCCTGTAATGTCAGGCTAATCGTTCTTAACAGCTTTGCTTTAGTAGCGTTATCTAGTTCGGGATGATCTTCAATTTCATCAATAGCACGCATACACAAATATGCTGATGCTACTGCTTCTTGTAATCCTGGCGGTAAAAGACTAATTGGTATATAAAAAGTTCGGCTAGTTTCTTTGAGGATTTGCAATGCATCTCTACGTAAATTCATGTTTTCACTCCCCGATTGATTTTTGCACCACATGAAGTTTGCAGTTTTTTGATGATACTGGATATAGTTTTGACTAAACTTTAAAAACTATAGACTATAAGATACGCTAGTATTTCATCTAAAAATTAATAGTTTTTGGTATTGCAATTAACAAAACTCTCAATTTTATCAAAGTCTAATTTAGTATATAGGGTTTTGGTCGCAAAAATCTTTAATGTGCCGTTTGATATAGCTATCATCAACTTTTAGTGTATATATAAAGAATTATGCTAATATTTGGTTAATTAGCGCGAATTTTTTCCATCAGGAAACATCCGTTGTCGGGATTTGAAAGTATTTTAAGTCTGCGTTAAATTGACTAAGAAATTATAATTATTGTATATATAAAGACAATTTAGGAAAAGCTGGTAATGGATAACAGTAAGTGTACGCACCTTTAGATACGAACGGCGGCTTATCGAAGAGTTGGGGTAAGTTAAATTAGACATAGACGACTGCGATGCCTGGGTGGGTTGGGCTACGTCCACACTTGATCGATTACGGAGGGAAACTGCTTACTGTTTAAGATGCTATCAAGTGACCATAACCTAGAACCAGAAGTTGCCGTATATTTACGAGATTGACAATAAAAAAGTGGGCTGTTTGCCCACTCAATAAAACATTTATGAATATTTGACCTCTCATATGAAAATTTAAGCAGTTCTTTCAAGTCAGACTAAAGCTATAATCTCCACTTTTTACTTGTTTTCCACTGGTGCCAGCCCATTAATCGCTGGGCCGTTGATTACCTTTCCCTGTGTATCAAACCGCGAACCGTGACATGGGCAATCCCAGGTTTTTTCTGAAGAATTCCAGGCGACAATACAGTTGAGGTGAGTACAAATTGCGGAATGTTCGTGGAGTGTGCCGTTTTCATCTCGGTAAGCTGCAACTTTTGTCAAACCACGCCGCACCACTGCACCTGTGCCAGGAGCAACTTTTTCAACGGAATCAACATCGCCTGGTGTCACCCACTCTAAATACTGGGCAGCAACGTTGAGATTTTCAGAGATAAAATCACCGACTCCAGCAATTCTTACACGCGATGGCTCATAAAGTTCTGCCCAGCTATTATTTCGCCCTAAAATCAAGTCAGTTAATAGTATCCCTGCGATTGTGCCGTGGGTCATTCCTATGCCTGTATCACCAGTAACGATGTAAACGTTTTCCTCATCAAAGGGGTTTTTGCCAATGTAAGCAATGCCATCATCAGAATTCATTACCTGTCCCGACCAGCGAAATAAAACCTCCTGTGCTATTGGGAAACGTTCTCGCGTCCACGTTTGGAGTCTCGCATAGCGAGCATCGGCATCGTCAGCTTGTCCGGTTTTGTGGTCTTCACCACCAACAATTAATACATCATATTGTTCGTCAATGCTTTGTAATCTTACGTAGTGGTAGGGGTCGAGGGTATCCCAATAAAGCGCTTTGGGAACAGAACCACGAGGCACTTTTGCACCGATGACAAAAGTGATGTATGGAGCCTGCTTGAAGTGCATAGTAGCTAAATTACTGATGGGTGAGTTGGTTGCTACTACCACAGCATCGGCTGTCACAACTTTACCACTGCTTGTCTCAACACGGGCGGGTAAACCACCTTGAATTTTTTCTACGTGCGTCCCCGTATAAATTCTACCCCCACGGCGTTCTATGGCTTCTGCAAGTCCAGCTAGATATTTTAATGGATCAAATTGCCCTTGTTGGGGAAAGCGTAGACACACTCCTGTATCAAAGCTAGTCAACGGCGCTTTCTTTACCATTTCAACATTAGTTAGTCCAACGCGGTGTGCTGCTTCTAACTCGTGCTGAATCTCGTCTATTGATTTCAGGTCTGGGGGAAAAAGATAGCCGTCAAGTCGCTTAAAGTCACAGTTAATGTTTTCTTGAGTAGCGATCGCCTCTATAGTATTAATTGCTGTTGTATGACTTTGAGCAACTAGTTTTGCGCCTTCTTTACCATGCATTTGCTCTAGTTCGTAGTAACGATAACTTAGCACATTCGATACGTGTGCTGTTGTTCTTGCGGTTTGACCGCCAGCAATGGGGCCATCATCCAGCACGACTACTGATTTACCTGCGCGGGTTAACATATAGGCAGTTGACATCCCTGCTATCCCAGCACCGATAATGCACACATCTGCATGAGTATTTTCGGTAAGCACGGGTTGCTCTGGGATTTCTGCCGTTGTCATCCAAATAGAGATAGTTTTACCAGAGTCGTTTTGCATATTTTTTTAGAGTCTTAAGCCTAACTTAGTTCTGCTGGAAAGAAGGTTATGAAGGTAAGAGCAATGGGAAACTAGAAGGGAAATATCAAAATATTTTCCCTTCTACGATTGTGCCTTTATGTGTCTTTCAACCTTGCCACAACCAAGCTAAGATGTATATTCCAGCTTGTTATGGTATAAGCCTAGACTATTAATTGTAAATAATGTATCTGCATCATGATAGACATAAAAATATGCTTTATAGGGGATGCAATTGCTAAATATTTGTAATTTTGAAAGAAATTTTAGAGTATTTTGTAAAACCTTTGACATTGGAACTGTCAAAATTTACTAGAACGACGCTAATGTTGACAGAAACTTTTAAACAAAGTAAACCATTTCAAATTCCGTGGTCAAAAGTGCGGGATGTTGGTATTGATGTTGAAGTGGAAGTTGAACCTGAAGCAACACCAGCCTTAGAGTATGAAAAATGGCTGCGCGATCGCATCATCGCACGAATTCCAGGAGGGGGATAATAACAACTCGTGAAATTCATCTAGAATTACTGCTGGGTAAACCAGTATTAGACTCAACTGGTAAAGCCGTCGGACGCATTGAGGAAGTATGCGCCGAACAACAAGGCGAAGAATGGATTGTTAAGGAATATCTTATCGGTTACGCTGCGGTGTTAGAACGGTTATCTGCTTGGACAATCGGGTTGGGAATTTTGCATCTACTGGGGGCGCACAAAATCCACGGTAGTTATATAGTACCTTGGGACAAGTTAGATTTAACTGACCCTGACAACCCGCGTTTGCGTTGCAGCCTAGATGCATTAAAGTCATTAAACGAGCGACCACAGGATATATAGATGCCTACGCGTTGGCATTGTAAGCCGACGCATTGGCATTGTAAGCTGATACATTGGCATTGTAAGCTGATGCATTGGCATTGTAAGCTGATACATTAACAATGCGGCCGATGCATTAACATTGCAGGTTATTGGCAAATTTAATTCGCTACGAATTAATAAAATTCAGTCTTTTTTGTGTGGTAAAGACACAAGCTTGTGCATTACGAAAACCACTCTCTGCTAATAAATATCTGCTACTCTTTCACCCAACTTCTAGCGAAAGAAAGAGTTTGAGGCTGAGTATCTCTGTAATCATGAATGCGGACAAGTGTTAACCTGCTGAATAACTGATATGCCGCAATACTTCGGAAAACTACCCACTACTAACCAACCTTGGACAACTGTTAGCAATGTAAAAGCTGTAACCTCCGACAATAATATTATTAATTTTGACTGTGACGACTCACGCCTTACCATCAGCGTACTTGCACCCAATTTACTCCGCGTGCGTTTCGCACCAACTGGGGAATTTATACCCCGCCGTTCTTGGGCAGTGGCACTGGATGATGCAGAATGGCCAACAACACCTTTTACGGTGCAAGAAAATGAAGCAACGGTAGAAATTGAAACAGCACAGATTCGTGTGTGCGTCCAGCGAGAAAAGTGCCGCATCGTCTGTTTCGACAAAGCTAATCGCCCTTTTGCCCAAGATGCAGAGATGGGTATAGGTTGGCGGATGGGTGCAGTTGCAGGATGGAAAGAAATTGCAGCCGATGAACATTTCTATGGTTTTGGTGAACGCACAGGCTTTCTGGACAAACTCAGCGAAGTAAAAACCAACTGGACAACAGATGCCTTAGATTATGATGCACTGACTGATGAAATGTACCAAGCAATTCCATTTTTTATGGCTTTGCGCCCAGAGTTAGGCTATGGAATCTTTTTCAACACCTCTTTTTGGAGTCAATTCGATATCGGTGCCGAACAACCAGGTATTTGGAAGATGGAAACTCGTGGCGGTGAATTGGATTATTACATTATCTATGGCCCCGAACCTGCTCAAATCCTGGAGACTTACACTCAGCTAACTGGAAGAATGCCATTACCGCCGAAATGGGCGCTAGGTTATCATCAATGCCGTTGGAGTTACGAATCAGAAACCGTTGTGCGGGAACTGGCGCAAGAATTCCGTCAGCGTCGCATTCCCTGCGATGTTATTCACTTGGATATTGACTATATGCGGGGTTATCGGGTATTTACTTGGAGTCCTCAACGCTTTTCTAACCCAGCAAAACTCATTAGTGATTTAGCACAGGATGGTTTCAAAACAGTAACAATCATTGACCCTGGTGTGAAGTATGAACCAGAAGGTAATTATCATGTTTTTGACCAAGGCTTAGAAAACGACTATTTTGTGCGGAAAGCTGATGGCGAGTTGTTCCACGGCTACGTTTGGCCTGATAAAGCTGTTTTTCCTGATTTTTTGCGTCCTGATGTGTCTAACTGGTGGGCTGATTTACACAAAAGCTTAACTGATGTTGGTGTGGCAGGAATTTGGAATGATATGAACGAACCTGCCATAAACGATCGCCCTTTCGGCGATGATGGTGAAAAGATTTGGTTTCCTCTAGATGCACCGCAGGGGGGTGAGGAGGCAGGGGGCAGGGGGCAGGGGGCAGGGGAGAAAGAATTCTCTGTGTCTCCTACTCATACGGAAGTGCATAATTTGTATGGGTTGATGATGGCTAAAGCTTGCTATGAAGGGTTGCAACGGCATCGAGGTTCAGAGCGATCATTTGTGTTAACGCGATCGGGTTATGCTGGTGTGCAACGTTGGTCTTCTGTGTGGATGGGGGATAACCAATCGTTGTGGGAGCATTTAGAAATGTCTCTGCCGATGCTTTGCAATATGGGACTTTCGGGTGTGGGGTTTGTGGGTTGCGATATTGGCGGGTTTGCTGGTAACGCGACAGCTGAATTATTTGCTCGCTGGATGCAAGTAGGAATGCTTTACCCATTGATGCGCGGTCATTCGGCAATGTCTACTGCTCGTCATGAACCTTGGGTATTTGGCGATCGCGTTGAAAATATCTGTCGAGAATACATTAATCTACGCTACCAATTACTTCCCTATATTTATAGTCTTTTCTGGGAAGCGGCAACTACGGGCGCACCGATTTTAAGACCATTACTATACCACTTCCCCAATGATCTGAAAACCTATAGCCTCTACGATCAAGTATTACTAGGTGCATCGCTGATGGCTGCACCAATTTACCGCCCTGGAGTTGAGCATCGAGCTGTCTACTTACCTGCTGGGACTTGGTATGATTGGTGGAGTGGCGATCGCTATGAAGGCCCAATTCACATTCTTGCTCATGCACCGCTTGAAAGAATGCCACTGTATGTCCGTGGTGGTGCGATCGTTCCTATGCAACCTGTCAGACAATACGTTGATCAAGCGCCACTTGATGAGATCCGATTACGGATTTGGCCTGGTAATAACGAATATCAGCTATTTGAAGATGATGGACAGACAAACGAGTATCTAGATAAAAAGTTTTCGCTATCAACTATCAGCGTATTTGCCGAATCTAATCAAACAGTAGTTGAAATTGGAGCGAGAGTGGGAGAATGGACACCTCCACCGCGTGAAGTAATTGTAGAACTTGTTGGTGTTGGAGAGCAACGTTTCCAAGATGATGGTAAGCGACATACTCTGCAATTTTGAAATACGGATTGGGGATTGGGCATTGGGCATTGGGATTAGATATTAAAAATTAGCGATTAGGTATTAGGAAGGATTTTTCCCAGTCCCCAGTTCAACCACCATTATTTCCTACTCTAAATTGTGCAATAAAAAATATGCATAGAGGTAGATGAAAAGCAAGTCAAGCGGGAACATACAATACAAAGGGTAGAAATGGTTAAACCGTAAGAAATAGGTAAGTTTACTACGCTAAATAGATGCGGTTAGAGAACAATCAATGTTAAATGTTAACCGCTTGCGGCTGCAAGATATATCTAAAATCCCTACAAATTCACTTGTGGCAAAAGTCGCAGGTGTGATCGCTGTTTTTGTTGGCAGCTTGGTACTAGTTGGTTGGTGTCTTGGCATTGAAGTTCTTAAGCGCGGCTTCTTTGGTAGTCCTGCCACAATGAAAGTCAATACAGCGCTATGTTTTGTGCTGTGTGGTGTGTCGCTGTGGCTATTTATAACAGGAGGGGAGCATACTTCTCTACAAGAGGCTGCGCCAACGACTGCGCCCAGTAACCGGGGGAGCAGGGAGAAAAGAACAATTCAAAATTATCCCCATAGTTTCCTTCTAATTTCTAGGGTCTGTGCAATAGCTGTCACTACAATAGCTGCGCTTACACTTTGTGAATATTTTTTTGGCTGGAATCTCGGCATTGACGAGTTACTGTTTCGTGATTCGTCAACTAGTATAGTGACATCGCATCCGGGGCGAATGGGCGCGAACACAGCACTGAACTTTATGCTGGTTAGCGTCGCCCTACAGATTTTGATTCATCCAAAAACCCACCGCAGCTATTGGTATGCTCAGATTATCGTTCTGCTCGCAACTTTAATTTCCTTTCAGGCGCTCATGGGCTATGCCTACAAAGTGAAAGTTCTCTACGGACTTGCCCCTTATACAACATCAATGGCTTTACATACAGCCCTGTTGTTCAGCTTACTAAATATGGGCATTCTGTGGGCGCGGGCAGACCAGGGGTTAATGAGGGTAGTTACAAGTGATAGTTACGGCGGCTTACTTGCACGTCGTTTATTAATTGCTGCGATCGCAGTACCTTCTATTTTAGGGTGGGTAATTGTTGAAGGTCAACGTGCAGGACAATACGATCCGGCTTTTGCAGTATCAGTATTTGCGATC
It includes:
- a CDS encoding glycoside hydrolase family 31 protein; protein product: MPQYFGKLPTTNQPWTTVSNVKAVTSDNNIINFDCDDSRLTISVLAPNLLRVRFAPTGEFIPRRSWAVALDDAEWPTTPFTVQENEATVEIETAQIRVCVQREKCRIVCFDKANRPFAQDAEMGIGWRMGAVAGWKEIAADEHFYGFGERTGFLDKLSEVKTNWTTDALDYDALTDEMYQAIPFFMALRPELGYGIFFNTSFWSQFDIGAEQPGIWKMETRGGELDYYIIYGPEPAQILETYTQLTGRMPLPPKWALGYHQCRWSYESETVVRELAQEFRQRRIPCDVIHLDIDYMRGYRVFTWSPQRFSNPAKLISDLAQDGFKTVTIIDPGVKYEPEGNYHVFDQGLENDYFVRKADGELFHGYVWPDKAVFPDFLRPDVSNWWADLHKSLTDVGVAGIWNDMNEPAINDRPFGDDGEKIWFPLDAPQGGEEAGGRGQGAGEKEFSVSPTHTEVHNLYGLMMAKACYEGLQRHRGSERSFVLTRSGYAGVQRWSSVWMGDNQSLWEHLEMSLPMLCNMGLSGVGFVGCDIGGFAGNATAELFARWMQVGMLYPLMRGHSAMSTARHEPWVFGDRVENICREYINLRYQLLPYIYSLFWEAATTGAPILRPLLYHFPNDLKTYSLYDQVLLGASLMAAPIYRPGVEHRAVYLPAGTWYDWWSGDRYEGPIHILAHAPLERMPLYVRGGAIVPMQPVRQYVDQAPLDEIRLRIWPGNNEYQLFEDDGQTNEYLDKKFSLSTISVFAESNQTVVEIGARVGEWTPPPREVIVELVGVGEQRFQDDGKRHTLQF
- a CDS encoding squalene/phytoene synthase family protein — its product is MNLRRDALQILKETSRTFYIPISLLPPGLQEAVASAYLCMRAIDEIEDHPELDNATKAKLLRTISLTLQAGVDGFAVDAFFAGFSGYEDTLEEVTVSIREWSLLAPETIAPRIWDATAAMADRMAYWAERNWKIYTESDLDRYTFGVAGAVGLLLSDLWAWYDGTQTNRTQAIGFGRGLQAVNILRNHTDDLGRGVDFFPEGWSAENMQEYARRNLALAEAYTKNLPTGPALDFCQIPLTLANGTLDALASGKEKLSRSDVFALLEQLISVNMKAS
- a CDS encoding FAD-dependent oxidoreductase is translated as MQNDSGKTISIWMTTAEIPEQPVLTENTHADVCIIGAGIAGMSTAYMLTRAGKSVVVLDDGPIAGGQTARTTAHVSNVLSYRYYELEQMHGKEGAKLVAQSHTTAINTIEAIATQENINCDFKRLDGYLFPPDLKSIDEIQHELEAAHRVGLTNVEMVKKAPLTSFDTGVCLRFPQQGQFDPLKYLAGLAEAIERRGGRIYTGTHVEKIQGGLPARVETSSGKVVTADAVVVATNSPISNLATMHFKQAPYITFVIGAKVPRGSVPKALYWDTLDPYHYVRLQSIDEQYDVLIVGGEDHKTGQADDADARYARLQTWTRERFPIAQEVLFRWSGQVMNSDDGIAYIGKNPFDEENVYIVTGDTGIGMTHGTIAGILLTDLILGRNNSWAELYEPSRVRIAGVGDFISENLNVAAQYLEWVTPGDVDSVEKVAPGTGAVVRRGLTKVAAYRDENGTLHEHSAICTHLNCIVAWNSSEKTWDCPCHGSRFDTQGKVINGPAINGLAPVENK